The Cellulophaga sp. L1A9 genome window below encodes:
- a CDS encoding universal stress protein, with translation MKKTTYKISVLLDLKSSNTAALKSTASLAKIINAKIELFHVQKSTELVDMESQLSAKRAINDAYRVTENKLKGLAAELAQTYDIAIEYSFTSGNVKREIKQYLKDTNPDIVVLGKKKKKILKPLGDNFTSFMLQKHKGAILIADFKNSFEPNNELSLGLFNYEQLPTSISFLPELMAHIKKPLKSFKMRNNEKAAEGQQTDTLNTVDFVFDACENVPETLAKYVAINDVNLLCIGRTNKGEKSNTIQANLKDIINSINVPLLFTGSKELHLP, from the coding sequence ATGAAAAAGACCACCTATAAAATTTCTGTGCTGTTAGATTTAAAAAGTTCTAATACCGCAGCATTGAAAAGTACGGCAAGTTTAGCAAAAATAATCAACGCAAAAATTGAATTGTTTCATGTTCAAAAATCGACCGAATTAGTCGATATGGAAAGTCAGTTATCAGCAAAAAGAGCTATTAATGATGCATATAGAGTTACTGAAAATAAACTAAAAGGTTTAGCAGCGGAACTTGCACAGACGTATGACATTGCTATTGAATACTCGTTTACTTCCGGAAATGTAAAGCGTGAAATTAAACAATACTTAAAAGATACAAATCCTGATATTGTAGTCTTGGGGAAAAAGAAAAAGAAAATTTTAAAACCCTTAGGCGATAACTTTACTTCCTTCATGCTACAAAAGCATAAAGGAGCTATTTTAATAGCAGATTTCAAAAATAGTTTTGAGCCTAATAACGAATTATCTTTAGGTTTATTCAATTATGAACAGTTACCAACTTCCATAAGTTTTCTTCCTGAATTAATGGCACATATAAAAAAGCCTTTAAAATCATTTAAAATGAGAAACAATGAAAAGGCTGCGGAAGGACAACAAACAGACACTTTAAATACGGTTGATTTTGTTTTCGATGCCTGTGAAAATGTACCGGAAACACTCGCTAAATATGTAGCTATAAATGATGTAAATTTATTGTGTATTGGAAGGACTAACAAAGGCGAAAAATCTAATACTATTCAAGCCAATTTAAAAGATATTATAAATAGTATAAACGTGCCTTTACTGTTTACAGGAAGTAAAGAGCTTCATTTACCTTAA
- a CDS encoding carbonic anhydrase family protein has translation MKAHTRETQSTMTPQKALDFLKEGNQRFQNNLKANRNLLEQVNDTSEGQFPFATILSCIDSRVSAELVFDQGLGDVFSIRIAGNFVNEDILGSMEFASKLAGTKLIVVLGHTSCGAIKGACDHARMGNLTALINKIEPAVAAVKEPLDESLRNSKNLEFVDAVSAENVLQTIKNVRERSEILDEMEKQGEIKIIGAMYDISTGEVDFY, from the coding sequence ATGAAAGCACATACCAGAGAAACACAATCCACAATGACTCCTCAAAAAGCATTGGATTTTTTAAAAGAAGGTAATCAGCGGTTTCAAAATAATTTAAAAGCAAATCGTAATTTACTAGAACAAGTAAATGATACCAGTGAAGGCCAATTTCCTTTTGCAACCATATTAAGTTGCATTGATTCTCGTGTTTCTGCCGAGTTAGTTTTTGATCAAGGACTAGGAGATGTTTTTAGTATCCGTATTGCTGGGAATTTTGTAAATGAAGATATTCTAGGAAGTATGGAATTTGCTAGTAAATTAGCTGGAACAAAACTTATTGTAGTTCTTGGCCATACCAGTTGTGGCGCGATAAAAGGAGCCTGTGACCATGCAAGAATGGGGAACTTAACCGCTTTGATAAATAAAATAGAGCCTGCTGTAGCTGCCGTTAAAGAACCACTAGACGAAAGTTTAAGAAATTCTAAAAATCTAGAGTTTGTAGATGCTGTTTCTGCTGAAAACGTTTTACAAACTATTAAAAATGTTAGAGAGCGCAGTGAAATTTTAGACGAAATGGAAAAGCAAGGCGAAATAAAAATAATTGGTGCTATGTATGATATTTCAACAGGTGAAGTAGATTTTTATTAG
- a CDS encoding carbonic anhydrase, with amino-acid sequence MNLDFVFENNKKWVNDKLSENSNYFDEMGKGQNPELLYIGCSDSRVSAEDLMGLEPGEVFVHRNIANMVIGTDLNAMSVVEYAVMHLGVEHIVVCGHYGCGGVKAAMQSKDLGILNPWLRNIRDVYRIHKKELNAIKNELEKYERLVELNVEEQCVNLIKTAAVQKAYRDHGLKVHGWVFDIHTGKLIDLKIDFEGILGNIMEIYHLD; translated from the coding sequence ATGAATCTTGATTTTGTATTCGAAAACAATAAAAAATGGGTTAACGATAAGTTAAGCGAGAACAGCAATTATTTTGATGAAATGGGAAAAGGTCAAAACCCAGAATTATTATACATTGGCTGCTCAGACAGTAGGGTAAGCGCAGAAGACTTAATGGGCCTAGAACCTGGTGAAGTATTTGTGCATAGAAATATTGCAAATATGGTTATAGGAACAGATTTAAATGCCATGTCTGTGGTTGAATATGCAGTAATGCATTTAGGCGTGGAACATATTGTAGTATGCGGTCATTATGGTTGTGGTGGAGTTAAGGCTGCTATGCAGTCTAAAGATTTAGGCATTCTTAACCCATGGCTTAGAAACATAAGAGATGTATATCGTATTCATAAAAAAGAGCTAAATGCGATTAAAAATGAACTAGAAAAATATGAACGTCTAGTAGAATTAAATGTTGAAGAACAATGCGTAAATCTTATTAAAACTGCAGCGGTACAAAAGGCTTATAGAGATCATGGTTTAAAGGTACATGGCTGGGTGTTTGATATTCATACAGGGAAATTAATCGATTTAAAAATTGATTTTGAAGGTATTCTCGGTAATATTATGGAGATTTACCACTTAGACTAA
- a CDS encoding SulP family inorganic anion transporter, which translates to MKNLFSNFKGDLFGGITAGIVALPLALAFGVSSGLGPSAGLYGAIFISFFAAIFGGTNTQISGPTAPMTAVSMVIIAGIIAINDGSVEKALPAILTVFLLGGIMQIGLGVLGLGKYIRYIPYPVVSGFMTAIGLIIIITQTLPTLGYYPKDDIAFVDQYKPQAEEFILKNILKEEAGEGILVLENFEETINRSNEITPESIQKEAQTLANSETKGALGALKVIPRALQNINWLEFGLALATIFIIYGFKRITTVVPSTLVALLVVSGIAFGFDLNYRPIEQIPAGFPMPNFKIFTEFSLGSVMPYFFSALTLALLGAIDSLLTSVVADNMTKTKHIPNKELVGQGIGNSIAALFGGLPGAGATIRTVVNINSGGKTKLSGMMAGILLLFILLALGPVASKIPAAVLAGILVTVGISVMDYKGLKAIPSLPKDIKIGPIKLSSEVIVMIVVMLLSTFWNLIYAVGIGLVIASLMFMKKMGDLTAERSDVKSLEEEKAWSDEIDFPKNLKEEVFIKHLKGPLFFGSTSEFQQLANQIPKTASTVIIRMGRMQYMDQSGLYTLEDVLIDLKKSNITILFVGVLKQPRYMMERVDVIPDLIPEAHIFKTFNESLLWVKENIKDTTVTS; encoded by the coding sequence ATGAAGAATTTATTTTCTAATTTTAAAGGAGATCTTTTTGGAGGCATTACTGCGGGTATAGTTGCACTACCGTTAGCACTAGCTTTTGGTGTCAGCTCTGGTTTAGGGCCTAGTGCAGGTTTGTATGGCGCTATATTTATTAGCTTCTTTGCTGCAATATTTGGAGGAACAAATACGCAAATATCTGGTCCTACTGCACCAATGACAGCCGTAAGCATGGTTATAATTGCAGGAATCATTGCAATTAATGATGGGAGTGTTGAAAAAGCGCTACCCGCCATTCTAACGGTTTTCCTTTTAGGAGGTATCATGCAGATAGGTTTAGGGGTACTTGGTCTCGGTAAATACATTCGTTATATACCCTATCCAGTAGTGTCTGGTTTTATGACCGCCATAGGTCTTATCATTATCATTACGCAAACACTGCCTACCTTGGGGTATTATCCAAAAGATGACATAGCATTTGTAGATCAATATAAGCCACAAGCAGAAGAATTTATTTTAAAAAATATTTTAAAAGAAGAAGCTGGTGAAGGTATTTTAGTTTTAGAAAACTTTGAAGAAACGATCAACAGATCTAATGAAATTACACCAGAAAGTATTCAGAAAGAGGCACAGACTTTAGCTAATTCAGAAACTAAAGGTGCATTAGGTGCTTTAAAGGTTATCCCCCGTGCATTACAAAATATTAATTGGCTAGAATTTGGTCTGGCATTAGCAACTATATTTATTATTTACGGTTTTAAGCGAATAACAACAGTAGTACCAAGTACGCTAGTGGCTTTGCTCGTAGTTTCTGGTATTGCCTTTGGCTTTGATTTGAATTATAGGCCAATAGAGCAGATCCCTGCAGGATTTCCTATGCCTAATTTTAAAATTTTCACAGAATTTAGTTTAGGGAGCGTTATGCCGTATTTCTTTTCTGCATTGACCTTGGCTCTTCTTGGAGCTATTGACTCATTGTTAACCTCGGTGGTAGCAGATAACATGACCAAGACAAAACACATCCCAAATAAAGAATTGGTAGGACAAGGAATTGGAAATAGTATTGCTGCACTTTTTGGCGGGTTACCAGGTGCTGGAGCCACCATTAGAACCGTAGTAAATATTAATTCTGGAGGTAAAACAAAGCTATCTGGAATGATGGCCGGGATTTTATTATTGTTTATTCTATTAGCCTTAGGGCCAGTAGCCTCAAAAATACCCGCAGCAGTTTTAGCGGGTATACTGGTGACAGTTGGAATTAGCGTTATGGATTATAAAGGATTAAAAGCAATCCCAAGTTTACCAAAAGATATTAAAATAGGACCTATAAAATTAAGTTCAGAAGTTATTGTTATGATCGTAGTAATGCTCCTTTCTACATTCTGGAATTTAATTTATGCTGTAGGTATTGGTTTGGTAATTGCCTCATTAATGTTCATGAAAAAAATGGGTGATTTAACGGCAGAACGTTCCGATGTAAAATCGTTAGAGGAAGAAAAAGCATGGTCAGATGAAATTGATTTTCCTAAAAACTTAAAAGAAGAAGTTTTTATTAAACATTTAAAGGGACCTTTATTTTTTGGATCTACAAGTGAATTTCAGCAACTAGCAAACCAAATTCCAAAAACAGCATCAACCGTAATTATTAGAATGGGCCGTATGCAGTATATGGATCAATCGGGATTATATACCTTAGAAGATGTTTTAATCGATTTAAAGAAATCTAATATAACGATTCTCTTTGTGGGAGTTTTAAAACAACCAAGGTACATGATGGAGCGGGTAGATGTCATTCCAGATTTAATTCCTGAAGCACACATTTTCAAAACCTTTAATGAAAGTTTACTTTGGGTAAAAGAAAATATTAAAGACACTACAGTTACTTCTTAA
- the pheS gene encoding phenylalanine--tRNA ligase subunit alpha — translation MIDKIKEHIAEIEKFTSDSKEAVESLRIKYLGKKGLLNDFFTEFKNVPNDQKKEFGQTINQLKTIATEKINKLKEAIEDKVDDKGGYGDLTRPGEPVELGSRHPISIVKNQIIDIFSRIGFNVSEGPEIEDDWHNFTALNLPEYHPARDMQDTFFIQTNPDILLRTHTSSVQVRYMEDNKPPIRTISPGRVYRNEAISARSHCFFHQIEGLYIDKNVSFADLKQTLQFFTTELFGKSKIRLRPSYFPFTEPSAELDVYWGLETEADYRITKGTGWLEIGGCGMVDPNVLTNCGIDPNEYSGFAFGVGIDRIAMLLHQITDIRLLSENDVRFLEQFKSAL, via the coding sequence ATGATTGATAAAATAAAAGAACATATTGCTGAAATTGAAAAGTTTACTTCCGACTCTAAAGAGGCGGTAGAAAGCTTAAGAATTAAATACCTTGGTAAAAAAGGACTTTTAAATGATTTTTTTACGGAATTTAAAAATGTACCAAATGATCAGAAGAAAGAATTTGGGCAAACCATCAATCAGTTAAAGACAATTGCTACTGAAAAAATTAACAAGCTTAAAGAAGCTATAGAAGATAAAGTTGATGACAAAGGTGGTTATGGTGACTTAACACGCCCTGGAGAACCTGTAGAATTAGGTTCCAGACATCCAATATCTATTGTAAAAAATCAAATAATTGATATCTTCTCTAGAATAGGTTTTAATGTTTCTGAAGGTCCAGAAATTGAGGATGACTGGCATAACTTCACCGCATTGAACCTTCCTGAGTATCACCCCGCACGTGATATGCAGGACACCTTCTTTATTCAAACAAATCCTGATATTTTACTACGTACACATACCTCATCGGTACAAGTACGCTATATGGAAGATAATAAACCTCCAATAAGAACTATTTCTCCAGGTAGAGTATATAGAAACGAAGCTATCTCCGCTCGTTCTCATTGTTTTTTTCATCAAATAGAAGGATTGTATATTGATAAAAATGTTTCTTTTGCAGACCTTAAACAAACATTACAGTTTTTTACTACTGAGCTTTTTGGTAAATCTAAGATTAGATTGAGACCTTCTTACTTCCCCTTTACTGAACCAAGTGCAGAACTAGATGTGTACTGGGGATTAGAGACAGAAGCAGACTACAGAATCACCAAAGGAACCGGCTGGTTAGAAATTGGAGGTTGCGGTATGGTAGATCCTAATGTATTGACCAATTGCGGCATAGATCCTAATGAATATTCTGGTTTTGCATTTGGGGTAGGTATTGATCGTATTGCAATGCTACTACACCAAATTACAGATATCCGACTTTTAAGTGAAAATGATGTTCGCTTTTTAGAGCAATTTAAATCTGCACTATAG
- a CDS encoding GbsR/MarR family transcriptional regulator: MANSICKEKMSLVEKLGVHLENREQLAPVAARILSYIILTGKKGATFEDMVTILCASKSTISTHINHLQDLKKIEYYTKTGDRKKYFIINADTIIQHVDKMITDWKEVRELHLEIKNYKDNQNNKSIENKEEKFDLNFHNDYIKFIDGASASIEELRVKLIKVKNNKQIDI; this comes from the coding sequence ATGGCAAATAGTATATGTAAAGAAAAAATGTCTTTAGTTGAAAAACTGGGGGTGCATTTAGAAAATAGAGAACAGCTGGCACCGGTTGCCGCACGTATCCTATCCTATATTATTTTAACTGGTAAAAAAGGAGCTACGTTTGAGGACATGGTAACCATTCTTTGTGCTAGTAAGAGCACTATTTCTACACACATTAATCACTTACAGGATTTAAAAAAAATTGAGTATTATACAAAGACCGGAGATCGTAAAAAATATTTTATTATAAACGCAGACACCATCATTCAGCATGTTGATAAAATGATAACTGATTGGAAAGAAGTGCGTGAATTACACCTAGAAATAAAAAACTACAAAGACAATCAAAATAATAAAAGTATTGAAAATAAAGAGGAAAAATTTGATTTAAATTTTCATAACGATTATATAAAATTTATAGATGGCGCTTCTGCTTCTATTGAAGAATTAAGAGTAAAATTAATTAAAGTTAAAAACAACAAACAAATCGATATTTAA
- a CDS encoding efflux RND transporter periplasmic adaptor subunit — protein MRHNKLLTILAITLLLVVSSCGGNGEQKAAAPAGPAPSFPVVEMQTKTVTGYQEYPANIEGIVNSDVRAKVSGYIQKVLVDEGQKVRKGQVLFKLETQSLSQDAGAAKARINVAQVEVDKLVPLVEKNIISPVQLETAKANLAQAQANYSSVSASVGYATIKSPVDGYVGAINFREGALISPSDSMPLTTVSEISQVYAFFSFNEAQYIDLLQRSEGTTKAERIKNSPDLSLVLANGKIYSETGRIQTSTGQINENTGTIKIRAAFNNPNEILTNGNSGTIRFPIEYKDAIVLPQSSTYEQQKDIVAFIVDKDNKVQSTILKVQGTVGNLYVVESGLKAGDRLVVSGVGKLRDGMAITPQDTPFDEAIKPIEVLFKN, from the coding sequence ATGAGACATAATAAACTATTAACGATACTAGCAATAACCCTACTTTTAGTCGTTTCAAGTTGCGGAGGCAATGGAGAACAAAAAGCTGCGGCGCCAGCAGGCCCTGCTCCTTCTTTCCCTGTAGTTGAAATGCAAACTAAAACCGTAACAGGATATCAAGAATACCCAGCAAATATAGAAGGTATTGTAAACAGTGATGTTAGAGCAAAAGTATCTGGTTATATTCAAAAAGTATTAGTAGACGAAGGACAAAAAGTACGTAAAGGTCAGGTGTTATTTAAATTAGAAACACAATCTTTAAGTCAAGATGCAGGTGCAGCAAAAGCACGTATTAATGTCGCTCAAGTTGAGGTAGATAAATTAGTTCCACTTGTAGAGAAAAACATTATTAGTCCTGTACAATTAGAAACCGCTAAAGCAAATTTAGCACAAGCACAAGCAAATTACAGCAGTGTATCTGCCAGTGTTGGTTATGCAACCATTAAAAGTCCTGTAGATGGCTACGTTGGTGCTATTAACTTTAGAGAAGGTGCCTTAATTAGTCCAAGTGATAGTATGCCATTAACAACAGTTAGCGAAATTAGTCAAGTGTATGCCTTTTTTAGTTTTAACGAAGCTCAGTATATAGATCTTTTACAAAGATCTGAAGGAACTACCAAAGCAGAACGTATTAAAAACTCGCCAGATTTGAGCTTAGTTTTAGCGAACGGAAAAATTTATTCTGAGACTGGACGTATTCAAACCAGTACTGGTCAGATCAATGAAAATACGGGAACTATAAAAATAAGAGCTGCTTTTAATAATCCAAATGAAATTTTAACCAATGGAAACAGTGGTACAATTAGATTTCCAATAGAATATAAAGATGCTATTGTGCTTCCCCAATCATCAACATATGAACAACAAAAAGACATTGTTGCTTTTATAGTTGATAAAGACAACAAAGTACAATCTACTATTCTAAAAGTACAAGGTACAGTGGGTAATTTATATGTGGTAGAATCTGGACTTAAAGCTGGTGATAGACTTGTTGTGTCTGGAGTTGGAAAATTAAGAGATGGTATGGCCATTACTCCACAAGACACCCCATTTGATGAAGCTATTAAACCAATAGAGGTTTTATTTAAGAATTAA
- a CDS encoding efflux RND transporter permease subunit: MLKTFIERPVLSTVISIIIVILGVISISSLPIEEYPDIAPPTIKVTASYAGANAETVLESVIIPIEEQINGVEGMSYITSTASNTGAAEITVYFNQEVDADIAAVNVQNRVSRANALLPQEVIQTGVITQKQETSALMFISMYSENENYDATFIQNYLKINVVPAMQRISGVGDVSLFSQQDYAMRIWLKPEKLATYGLIPSDITAALAEQNLEAAAGSLGQNNGEAFSYTLTYSGRFKHEQQYADIVIKALGNGEFLRLNDVATIELDAQSYAANAMSMGNPAVFMGIFQTKGSNAREIIENIKVTLEDVKKDLPEGLDIFVPYDTSLFLNASIEKVISTLLEAFLLVFLVVFLFLQDFRSTLIPAIAVPVSIIGTFFFLNVFGYSINLLTLFALVLAIGIVVDDAIVVVEAVHAKLDAGEKNPKKATLVAMNEISGAIISITLVMAAVFIPVTFITGPTGVFYEQFGVTLIIAILISAVNALTLSPALCALLLKGHKDDEELKSKSPLKRFYTLFNRGFNATIDRYGKSLQFLYKRKWISPVLLVIAVAGIYWASQTTPTGFVPNEDRGIIFANIALPEGASLDRTDAVSRDLYSKINGIEGIVAVNFIKGRSLINGQGSNYGFGIIKLADWADREDAATSVQAITGKLFGVAAGIKEANIIFFSPPSIRGFGNSAGFEVNLLDKFGGEFKDLDQANKDFAMALMKHPEIKYAQSSFSTNYPQYEMEVNVPLAKEKGVPINSIFSTLQGYIGGIYASDFSRFGKQFRVYIQALPDDRADVNDLNSMYVRTDSGEMTPITQFVKLERVYGPQSVTRFNLFNSTAITGATNDGFSTGDAIRVIEEEVSNLPNNYTIAYSGLTREEVSAGSQTIFIFGLSILFVYFLLSAQYESYLLPFAVILSLPFGVFGAYISTKLLGLENNIYFQISLIMLIGLLAKNAILIVEIALQKRKAGESIVEAAIDGAKSRLRPILMTSFAFILGLMPLVLAKGVGSEGNRSIGTGAVGGLLIGTLLGVFVIPILFILFQWLQEKISSKPEVQTIEE; encoded by the coding sequence ATGTTAAAAACATTTATTGAAAGACCAGTGCTTTCAACAGTAATCTCTATTATCATAGTAATACTTGGTGTCATCAGTATATCAAGCTTACCTATAGAGGAGTATCCAGATATTGCGCCACCTACCATTAAGGTAACAGCGTCTTATGCAGGAGCCAATGCAGAAACCGTTTTAGAGAGTGTAATTATCCCTATCGAAGAACAAATTAACGGTGTAGAAGGTATGAGTTATATTACCTCTACTGCATCTAACACAGGTGCTGCAGAAATTACCGTCTACTTTAACCAAGAAGTAGATGCAGATATAGCTGCGGTTAACGTTCAAAACCGTGTATCTAGAGCAAATGCATTACTACCACAAGAGGTTATACAGACCGGGGTAATCACACAAAAGCAAGAAACGAGTGCGTTAATGTTTATCTCTATGTATTCTGAAAATGAGAATTACGATGCGACATTCATTCAGAATTACTTGAAAATAAATGTGGTACCTGCAATGCAACGTATTAGTGGTGTTGGAGATGTTAGTTTATTCTCACAACAAGATTATGCGATGCGTATTTGGTTGAAACCTGAAAAATTAGCAACATACGGTTTAATACCTTCAGATATTACTGCGGCTTTAGCCGAGCAAAACTTAGAAGCTGCAGCAGGTTCTTTAGGGCAGAATAATGGGGAAGCATTCTCCTATACATTAACCTATAGCGGACGTTTTAAACATGAACAACAATATGCAGATATAGTTATTAAAGCTTTAGGTAATGGAGAGTTTCTTCGACTAAATGATGTAGCAACTATTGAGTTAGATGCACAATCTTATGCTGCTAACGCTATGAGTATGGGAAATCCTGCCGTATTTATGGGTATTTTCCAAACCAAAGGTTCTAATGCAAGAGAAATTATTGAGAATATCAAAGTTACACTTGAAGATGTAAAAAAAGACCTTCCAGAAGGTTTAGATATTTTTGTGCCTTATGATACTAGTTTGTTTTTAAATGCCTCTATAGAAAAGGTAATTAGCACTTTATTAGAAGCGTTCCTATTAGTGTTCTTAGTGGTATTCCTATTCTTACAAGATTTCAGGTCTACATTAATTCCAGCAATTGCGGTTCCGGTTTCTATTATAGGTACGTTCTTTTTCTTGAATGTTTTTGGATACTCTATTAACCTATTGACACTATTTGCGTTAGTTCTTGCCATTGGTATTGTGGTAGATGATGCTATTGTAGTGGTAGAAGCTGTGCATGCCAAATTAGATGCAGGCGAAAAGAATCCTAAAAAGGCAACCTTAGTCGCCATGAATGAAATATCTGGCGCCATTATATCTATTACTTTGGTAATGGCAGCAGTGTTTATTCCTGTAACATTTATAACAGGACCTACAGGTGTATTCTATGAGCAATTTGGGGTTACTTTAATTATAGCTATTTTAATTTCGGCAGTAAATGCATTGACTTTAAGTCCTGCTTTATGTGCATTATTATTAAAAGGACATAAAGATGATGAAGAGTTAAAAAGCAAAAGCCCATTAAAACGATTTTACACGCTTTTTAACCGCGGATTTAATGCTACTATAGACCGATACGGAAAATCGCTTCAATTTTTATATAAAAGAAAATGGATCTCTCCGGTATTATTAGTGATTGCAGTTGCAGGTATTTACTGGGCATCTCAAACAACACCAACAGGATTTGTACCTAATGAAGACAGAGGTATTATTTTTGCAAATATTGCCTTACCAGAAGGTGCTTCTTTAGATAGAACAGATGCTGTTTCTAGAGATTTGTACAGTAAAATAAATGGTATTGAAGGTATTGTTGCCGTAAACTTTATTAAGGGTAGAAGTTTAATTAATGGACAAGGGAGTAACTATGGTTTTGGAATTATAAAATTAGCAGATTGGGCAGACCGTGAAGATGCTGCAACCTCAGTACAAGCCATTACAGGTAAACTATTTGGTGTAGCTGCAGGAATAAAAGAAGCTAATATCATATTCTTCTCACCTCCTAGTATCCGTGGTTTTGGTAACTCGGCAGGTTTTGAAGTGAATTTATTAGATAAGTTTGGTGGAGAATTCAAAGATTTAGATCAAGCGAATAAAGACTTTGCCATGGCTTTAATGAAGCACCCAGAAATAAAATATGCGCAATCTTCTTTCAGTACAAATTACCCACAATACGAAATGGAAGTGAATGTGCCTTTAGCAAAAGAAAAAGGGGTACCTATTAACAGCATTTTCTCTACACTACAAGGGTATATAGGTGGTATTTATGCTTCGGATTTCTCTAGATTCGGGAAGCAATTTAGAGTGTATATTCAAGCGTTACCAGATGACAGAGCTGATGTTAATGATCTAAATAGTATGTATGTGCGAACAGATTCTGGTGAGATGACTCCTATTACGCAATTTGTAAAACTAGAGCGTGTGTACGGGCCGCAATCAGTTACCCGTTTCAACCTATTTAATTCTACAGCCATAACTGGTGCTACCAATGATGGGTTTAGTACAGGTGATGCTATTAGAGTTATTGAAGAGGAAGTTAGCAACTTACCAAATAATTACACCATTGCTTATTCTGGTTTAACGCGAGAAGAAGTAAGTGCAGGAAGCCAAACAATTTTCATTTTTGGTTTAAGTATTCTCTTCGTATACTTTTTATTAAGTGCACAATATGAAAGTTACTTACTCCCATTTGCTGTAATTTTATCATTGCCATTTGGAGTATTTGGCGCCTATATAAGTACCAAATTATTAGGGTTGGAAAACAACATCTATTTCCAGATTTCTTTAATTATGCTTATAGGACTACTCGCCAAAAATGCCATACTTATTGTTGAAATTGCCTTGCAGAAACGGAAAGCTGGCGAAAGTATCGTTGAGGCAGCTATTGATGGCGCTAAATCTCGTTTGCGTCCTATTTTAATGACCTCATTTGCCTTTATTCTAGGGTTAATGCCATTAGTATTAGCTAAAGGTGTGGGATCTGAAGGAAATAGATCTATTGGAACAGGTGCCGTTGGAGGATTACTTATAGGAACCCTTTTAGGGGTCTTTGTAATCCCAATATTATTCATATTATTCCAGTGGTTGCAAGAAAAAATTTCTAGTAAACCCGAAGTACAAACTATTGAAGAATAA